The genomic interval TGCGGCGTGCACGGGCGGAATGACCCTGTGATGACCCGTACGCACTGGGCCGCCGTCACGGCGGTCGTCCTGGCGCTGCTCTTCGCGGCGGCGGCCGTCACGGCGGCCGCCGGGAGCGGGGGCGAGGACGGTACCACCGGTGTCAGTACGCCCACGGTGGACTCCGCGGACGCGGGCTTCGCGCGGGACATGTCTGTGCACCACCAGCAGGCGGTGGAGATGTCCTTCATCGTCCGCGACCGTACGAAGGACGAAGAGGTGCGCCGGCTGGCGTACGACATCGCCAACACCCAGGCCAACCAGCGGGGCATGATGCTCGGCTGGCTCGACCTGTGGGAGCTGCCGAAGGTGTCGTCGGACGAGCCGATGGCCTGGATGGCGGGCGCTGGGGGCTCTTCCGGGCACGGTGGTCATGGTGCTGCCGGCGGCGGTGCGGCGCACGGGGCGCACGAGGTGCGTGACGGGGCGCTCATGCCCGGCATGGCCACCAAGAGCGAGCTGGCGAAGCTGCGTGAGGCGGACGGCAAGCGGGCGGAGATCCTCTATCTCCAGCTGATGACCGACCACCACAAGGGCGGCGTCGCGATGGCTCAGGGCTGTGTCGAGCGGTGCGAGGTCGGCACGGAGCGGGCCCTGGCCCAGGGCATGGTCGACGCGCAGGAGTCGGAGATCGCTCTGATGACGGATCTGCTCAAGGCGCGGGGTGCGGCTCCGCGTTCCTGAGTCTGCCCTTGCGCTGAATCTCCTGGACCGCCCGGACCACCAGGTCCGGGCGGTCCAGCATCATCAAGTGGCCGGAAGGCTCGGCGACTTCGAAGCGGGCGCCGAGCTGTCCGGCGAGGGCCCGCTGCCGGTCGAGCCAGCGCAGC from Streptomyces spiramyceticus carries:
- a CDS encoding DUF305 domain-containing protein is translated as MTRTHWAAVTAVVLALLFAAAAVTAAAGSGGEDGTTGVSTPTVDSADAGFARDMSVHHQQAVEMSFIVRDRTKDEEVRRLAYDIANTQANQRGMMLGWLDLWELPKVSSDEPMAWMAGAGGSSGHGGHGAAGGGAAHGAHEVRDGALMPGMATKSELAKLREADGKRAEILYLQLMTDHHKGGVAMAQGCVERCEVGTERALAQGMVDAQESEIALMTDLLKARGAAPRS